The Acidobacteriota bacterium sequence GACACCTCGACCGGAACCTGGTAGTTCGAGCCGCCCACCCGCCGCGACTTCACTTCCAGGCTCGGCTTCACGTTGTCGACGGCCTTGCGGAAAACCTTGATGGGCTCGTCTCCGGTCCGCTCGCGGATGATGTCGAGGCTGCCGTAGACGATGCCTTCCGCGACGCTCCGCTTGCCGCTCTTCATGATCATCCGGACGAACTTCGTCACCAGCGTGCTGTCGTACACGGGATCCGGCGGCACTTCGCGCTTCGGAACGTCGCGTCTGCGTGGCATCGGTCTTTCCTGGCTTTCTCCGGACTGGATCCTGCGGCCGCTTCCTCTGCGCCTACGCCTTCGGCCGCTTCGCGCCGTACTTCGACCGGCTCTGCTTGCGCCCGGCCACCCCGACGGTGTCGAGGGTGCCGCGCACCACGTGATAGCGGACGCCCGGCAGGTCCTTCACCCGGCCGCCCCGTATCAGAGCCAGCGAGTGCTCCTGCAGGTTGTGCCCCTCGCCCGGGATGTAGCTGGTCACCTCGATGCTGTTGGTCAGCCGGACCCGCGCCACCTTGCGGAGCGCCGAGTTCGGCTTCTTCGGCGTCTGCGTGAACACCCGGACGCAGACCCCGCGCTTCTGCGGGCAACTCTGCAGCGCGGGACTCTTGGTCTTGTTGATGACCCGCTGGCGTCCCTTGCGCACCAGTTG is a genomic window containing:
- the rpsG gene encoding 30S ribosomal protein S7, with protein sequence MPRRRDVPKREVPPDPVYDSTLVTKFVRMIMKSGKRSVAEGIVYGSLDIIRERTGDEPIKVFRKAVDNVKPSLEVKSRRVGGSNYQVPVEVSQNRRLSLSIRWLTSYARDRGDGKTMREKLANELIDAANLRGGSVKKREDTHRMAEANKAFAHYRW
- a CDS encoding 30S ribosomal protein S12 is translated as MPTISQLVRKGRQRVINKTKSPALQSCPQKRGVCVRVFTQTPKKPNSALRKVARVRLTNSIEVTSYIPGEGHNLQEHSLALIRGGRVKDLPGVRYHVVRGTLDTVGVAGRKQSRSKYGAKRPKA